The window ATCAGCGAGGTCGGTCCGGGCTCGTCGTGGAAGGTCGGTGATCGCGTCTGCGCCTTGCTGGCCGGGGGCGGCATGGCTGAAGAGGTGGTTGTCGACGGACGGCACGTGCTACCGGTTCCCGACGAAATGTCGCTGGCCGAAGCAGCCGCGTTGCCGGAAGTCTATGCAACGGTCTGGTTGAATTTGTTTCAACTCGCTGCGCTCAAACCGGGTCAGAAAGTTCTTCTGCACGCCGGAGCAAGTGGAATCGGTTCAGCCGCCATTCAGCTGTGCAAGGCGTTCGGCAATCCGTGCTGGGTCAGCGTCGGCTCGGCCGAACGGCTGGCGTACTGCGAAGCGCTCGGTGCCCAGGGTGGCGTGGTGCGCACCGGTGATCTGGAGAGCCTGAGCGACCTGGGGCCGTTCGATGTCATTCTCGACCCGGTGGGCGGCAATTACGCGGCGCTGAACCTCAAGCTGATGGCGCTGGACGGTCGTTGGGTGCTAATCGGGTTGATGGGTGGCCGCGAGGCCAAGCTGGATCTGGCGCAGGTGTTGGCCAAGCGAGTGCAGCTTTTGGGGTCGACATTGCGTAGCCGTGACGATCAGCTCAAGGCGGATCTGTTCAGTGATCTAAGTCAGCACGTGTGGCCGTTGTTTGCTGAAGGGCGATTGAGCCCGCAATTGGCCAAGGCTTTCCCGATCAAGGATGCCGAAACGGCGTTTGCGGAATTGGCGAGTAATACGGTGGCGGGGAAACTGGTATTGGTGATTGACGAAAATCTGAAGTGAATCCTGTAGGAGCATGGCTTGCCCGCGATGAACGATGACTCGGTCTGTCAGACAAACCGAGTCGTCTGAATCGCGGGCAAGCCTTGCTCCTACAAGAGCGGGTTATTTCCAGATGTGGATCGGCCAACCAGCCTTCTCGGCCTGCTCGCGCAACACCGGGTCCGGGTTTACCACATGCGGGAAATCCACCTTCAGCAACAAAGGCAGGTCATTGCGTGAGTCGGAGTAAAAACTCGCGCCTTCCAGGTTTTCCTCTTCCGCATCCAGCCACTCCAGCAACCGGGTGATCTTGCCTTCGCGGTAGGTCAGGGTGCCGACAGTCTTGCCGCTATAAGTACCGTGAGCCACTTCCAGTTCGATGCCGAGAATCTCGTCGATGCCCAGGCGCTCGGCAATCGGTGCCACCAGGTGCGTGCCTGAAGCGGAGATCACCAGAATACGGTCACCGGCCTTGCGGTGCGCGGCGATGGTTTTGGTGGCGTCGCTGAAGATGATCGGTTCGATGAAGTCTTCTACCCACGGACCAACCAGGTGCGCTACTTCTGCAGGTGTACGGCCAATCAACGGCTCCAGGCTGAAGGCCATGTAGTCTTCCATCGCCAGATGGCCTCGGCCATAGGCGTCCATCAGTTCCTTGTCGCGACGCAGGAAAGATTCGCCGTCGACCCAGCCGAGGCGGACCATTTGTTCGCTCCACAGCGAGGCGCAGTCGCCGTGGATAAGGGTTTCGTCCAGATCAAAAATTGCCAGGGCCATCAGTGCAGTTCTCTCTTCAACGTCAGCAAGGTCATCAGGCTACCTCACACAGGGCCGTCGGATCGATGGAAAGTGCCAGGCGCTGACCATCGGGATGCAGGTCGGAAGCCGAACGGTTGAGCACATCCACCACCAGTTCCACGCCACGTGCTTCGATGCGGTAGCGAATCACGTTGCCCAGCAAGCTGTGGCTGCGCACCTGTGCGTCGAGTTCGCCGTTCAGGCTCAGTTCGATGGCTTCCGGGCGAATGGCGATTCGGTGGTTGATCGGCCGTTGCAGCAGTTTCGTCGCATTCTCGGCGTCCAGCAGGTTGTAGTTGCCGATGAAGCCTGCGGCGAATACGTCCACGGGCGCGGTGTAGAGGGTTTCGGCGTCGCCGCTTTGTACGATTTTTCCCTGATTCATCAGGAAAATGCGGTCAGACATGGTCAGGGCTTCTTCCTGGTCGTGTGTGACGAATATCGTGGTCAGGCCCAGTTCGCGCTGGATCTGACGGATCTGCTCACGCAGGTGCTTGCGGATTCGCGCATCGAGTGCCGACAGCGGTTCATCCAGCAGCAACAGGCGAGGTCGGGTCACCAACGAGCGGGCGAGGGCGACTCGCTGACATTGACCACCCGACAGCTGATGCGGATAACGCGCAGCAAAGTCGTGGAGTTCTACCAGTCTCAAGACTTCGGCGACGCGCTTCTGGCTGTCATCTGCGTTGACCTTTTGCATGCGCAAACCGAAAGCGACGTTCTGTTCCACGGTCATGTTGGGGAACAGTGCATAGCTCTGGAACACCATGCCGATCCCGCGTTTTTGCGGGCTCAACGGCACGATGTCGACACCATCAAGCAGGATCTTGCCGCCGTCCACCGAGGTCAGCCCGGCGATGCAACGCAATAGCGTGGATTTGCCGCAGCCGGACGGGCCGAGCAGGGTGACGAACTCGCCTTTCTGGATTTCGCAGTTGATGTCGCTGAACACCGTGGTGCCCGCGTAGTTTTTCTGAAGGTGTTGGACGCTGACATAGCTCATTCGCTTTTGTCCCTGTTCAAGATGTTGGCAATCCAGGTCAGAACCAGCACAAATAAGAAGTAGGAAATCACCAGCGCACTGGTGAAATGGCCACTGCTGTTGCGCATGTTGTTGAGGTAGACCTGCAGGGTTTCGTAACGGGTGCCGACGAGGATGTTGGCGAAGACGAACTCACCGAACAGGAACGAGAACGACAGCAGCAACGCCACCATCAAGCCCTTGCGCAGGTTCGGCAACACCACCAGGAACGCAGCCTGGAAGGTGCTGGCGCCGAGCAGTTGGGCGGCGTCCATCAGGTCACGCAGATTGATCGCTTGCAGGTTGTTGGTGATCGCCCGGTACATGAACGGCAGCGCCACGGTGAAGTAGCAGCCGATCAGGATCCACGGCGTACCGACCATCGCGAATGGCCCGGAACCGTAGAGCTGCAACAGCCCCACAGACGACACCACCGGCGGCACGGCGAAGGGCAGCAGGATCAGGATGTTCATCAACGCATCGAGTTTCGGGAAGTGGTAATGCACCACGAACAGCAGCGGCAGAATCAGTACCACCGACAAAATCAATGCACCTACACACACCAACAGCGATTGGCCGAAAGCGTTCAGGAAGCGCGGATCGCTCCACAGCTGTGCATACCATTTGATACTGAAACCGCTGGGCAGAATGGTGGCCGACCAACTGCTGGAAATCGAGTAGATAAAGGTGCCGAGCAGCGGCAGCAACATAATCGCAAACAGCAGGTAAACCACCACGCGATGGTAGATGCCGGCGGGCCCCAATTCAGCGCGAGACATGGTAGCTCCTCTTCAGCAGCAGTTGATGGACGATGGTCACCAGGGTCATCAACGCCACCAGTACCACGGCCAGGGCACTGGCCAGGTTCGGGTCCAGGGAAATGTCGCCCGAGACCATCGCTGCGATGCGGATCGTCAGCACGTTGAAGTTGCCGGTGGTCAGGGCGTACACCGTGGCGTAGGCGCCGAGGGCGTTGGCCAGCAGGATCACGAAGGTGCCGAGCAGTGCCGGGGTCAGCACCGGCAGACCGATGTGCCGCCAGTACTGCCAGCCGTTGGCGCCAAGTAATGCGGCGGACTCACGCCAGTCTTCGCGCAGCGCGTCGAAGGCCGGGTAAAGCAACAGCACGCCGAGGGGAATCTGGAAGTAGGTGTAGAGAATGATCAGCCCGGTTTTCGAGTACAGGTTGAAGTCCTGAATG of the Pseudomonas sp. MAG733B genome contains:
- a CDS encoding ABC transporter permease subunit, with the protein product MNSNTRGKWLAALCLVPFALFFIVFEIAPLVWVMINSLESEEFGWGIANFTKIFSSKFYLQAIQYSLEISFWSSVFGIVIAVLGAYSLRRVDSKLRNFVNAFANMTSNFSGVPLAFAFIILLGFNGSFTIMLKQAGIIQDFNLYSKTGLIILYTYFQIPLGVLLLYPAFDALREDWRESAALLGANGWQYWRHIGLPVLTPALLGTFVILLANALGAYATVYALTTGNFNVLTIRIAAMVSGDISLDPNLASALAVVLVALMTLVTIVHQLLLKRSYHVSR
- a CDS encoding HAD family hydrolase encodes the protein MALAIFDLDETLIHGDCASLWSEQMVRLGWVDGESFLRRDKELMDAYGRGHLAMEDYMAFSLEPLIGRTPAEVAHLVGPWVEDFIEPIIFSDATKTIAAHRKAGDRILVISASGTHLVAPIAERLGIDEILGIELEVAHGTYSGKTVGTLTYREGKITRLLEWLDAEEENLEGASFYSDSRNDLPLLLKVDFPHVVNPDPVLREQAEKAGWPIHIWK
- a CDS encoding NAD(P)H-quinone oxidoreductase, which codes for MKALQGVDGQVEWVEAPSPTCDVGQVRIRVAAAGLNRADLLQKAGLYPPPPGASQVLGLECSGVISEVGPGSSWKVGDRVCALLAGGGMAEEVVVDGRHVLPVPDEMSLAEAAALPEVYATVWLNLFQLAALKPGQKVLLHAGASGIGSAAIQLCKAFGNPCWVSVGSAERLAYCEALGAQGGVVRTGDLESLSDLGPFDVILDPVGGNYAALNLKLMALDGRWVLIGLMGGREAKLDLAQVLAKRVQLLGSTLRSRDDQLKADLFSDLSQHVWPLFAEGRLSPQLAKAFPIKDAETAFAELASNTVAGKLVLVIDENLK
- a CDS encoding ABC transporter permease, whose product is MSRAELGPAGIYHRVVVYLLFAIMLLPLLGTFIYSISSSWSATILPSGFSIKWYAQLWSDPRFLNAFGQSLLVCVGALILSVVLILPLLFVVHYHFPKLDALMNILILLPFAVPPVVSSVGLLQLYGSGPFAMVGTPWILIGCYFTVALPFMYRAITNNLQAINLRDLMDAAQLLGASTFQAAFLVVLPNLRKGLMVALLLSFSFLFGEFVFANILVGTRYETLQVYLNNMRNSSGHFTSALVISYFLFVLVLTWIANILNRDKSE
- a CDS encoding ABC transporter ATP-binding protein, giving the protein MSYVSVQHLQKNYAGTTVFSDINCEIQKGEFVTLLGPSGCGKSTLLRCIAGLTSVDGGKILLDGVDIVPLSPQKRGIGMVFQSYALFPNMTVEQNVAFGLRMQKVNADDSQKRVAEVLRLVELHDFAARYPHQLSGGQCQRVALARSLVTRPRLLLLDEPLSALDARIRKHLREQIRQIQRELGLTTIFVTHDQEEALTMSDRIFLMNQGKIVQSGDAETLYTAPVDVFAAGFIGNYNLLDAENATKLLQRPINHRIAIRPEAIELSLNGELDAQVRSHSLLGNVIRYRIEARGVELVVDVLNRSASDLHPDGQRLALSIDPTALCEVA